Below is a genomic region from Leptospira yasudae.
TCTCGACTCGGAAGGAAGCAAAGGATGAAAGAGTTCCTTACCTGCAATTCCTTGCTTGGAAGTTTCGGGGAGAATTTCCGGAAAACAATAATCGGGAAACATCCACTTCAGATTCGCAAAAGGAAATAGAGAATCGAATACGGTCAGATCCTCGATCGAATGTTCCAAAAGAATCGAATGTTTTTCTCGCCATTTCGAAATTCTTTGCAAGATCCAAAGATCGTATAAGAATAGATTGTTTAAAATCAAATGGAGCAAAGGCGCTTCGGTTAACGCGACCCGTTTCAAAATCCGATCCAAATCCTCGTACGCGGATTTTAATTCCCTCTTTGAAGTTTCGTTTAAAAACGTCCTTCCGTTTTTGTCGCGAACGTTCAAACCCTTCAAATAAATTAGAATTTTCTGAAGTCCTCCGATGCTTCCCGAAAGAGCATAATACTGACTGAAAATTTCGAGGGAGCGGGAGCGATACAACCCGAACAAAATCAGATTGAGGAAAAGAACCGATGCGGGAAACGGAACGCCTAAAAGAACGTTCGCAGGAATAAAAGCCAATACGAGAATCGTAACCGGTTTATAAATTTTCCGGAGCCAAGGATACTGATCCCAGAGTTTCGAATCGGCATCGTTTCGTATCAGTTTCAATTCCGCCTTGGTAAATGCGGATGTAACATCCTGATTCTCTCGGAGATAAGAAGCCAGCCTCAACACTTTAGGAATCGCGAATGTTTTTTCGGAAATCGATTTTACGATCGATTGACGTAATAGAACATTCTCCCTTTGAAAATCATCGGAAAGATCGTCGGTCGGATCCAAAAGCGAAACCAATCTCTGTTCCGCGTTCCGACTGAATGTTGTATCGAGCCACGGAAAAAGTCCGTTCTCCCGAAACAAATCCAAGTCTCTCGCCAACGGAGAAACCGTTTCCGAAGAAAGTTTCGTTCCGTATTTTTTACCGTAACCTCGAATTCCGATTCTCGCGATCTCGCGGTTCAATACGAAACTCCAAAGTCGAATTCTTTCCCTGGATAAAAGAGTCTTTTTGTATTTCCTTACAAAAACGAAAAAGATCGAAAGAAGAATCAAAGACGGCAGATAATAAACATAGGAAGAACGCAGATAATAGAAAACGGAAATCCAAACCGCAAACGCGGAAAAGAAGCTTAGACGAAATAAGGAAAGTCTGGATAAAAGCGAGGAAACCCGATCGTGATGACGGTTTACTATTTCAGCTCTGCGTTGAAGCCGATCGATCTGAAGAGAGTGTGTCATCCGGTAAGGGAATTGATATTTTCGTAGTGTTCGTTTTCGCGTTTATAAAGTTCGAAATCCAGCAAACGAACCAAAGATCCGAGGTCCGGCATCACCCAGCGCGAAACCAATTTCCCGCGGTCCTTGCCCTTGATCTTATCCACGTACGCGTATCCGAACAAATCCGTCCCGTACTCGTACGCGACGAATCTTCCCGTCCTTTTACCCGTATTGTTGATCAACCGAATCTGCATTTTTTTGCAATTTTACCGTTTTGGGAAAATTCGTACAAGAAAAAAAATACTCAAGGATTTTCCAATTTCATCGATAGATAGTTCAGGGAGTCAATTGCTTTCTCACGGATGAGATCGGGCAGGATTTCCAATAAAAAGATCACCAACCAAACCAGAAGTCGCATGGAGGCGCAAAATGTTTTATCCGGAAATGGATCCAGATTTAAAAAGTTCCTTTCTTTCGATCGACAAAACCGTCGCAAACCTCGTAAACAATACGATTCTTCCGCAATCCGGATTAAAAGCCGGTAACCTTCTGAACGCGGATCAAATGAAAAAATTAAAAGAAATCCGCAAACGCAGATTCAGATCCAGCGAGTGGAAACAATTCTTAAAGGACTAAATTCTAACTTCGCTTAACAAACGGCGAATTCGATTCTATGGATCCTCGCGTAAAAGCAAAACTTCCATACGAAAAAGAATTCTTCCAGAATCGAACCTATAAAATAAAAAAGCCTGCTAAAATAGCAGGCTTTTTCGTGTTAAACCCCAATACGCTTTTAGTATTTGGTTTTGGTCGAAGGCATCTTAACGTTTAGAATCACGTCCACCTTCGTTACATCCCCCTCTCTTACGTTGATCATCGAATTGTTAAGATTCAAATCCTCCGCAAAAGAAGCCTTGATTTCGTAATCACCCGGCTTGAGGTTTGTGAACCAGAAATTTCCTTCGCTGTCCGTATTCAATTTTTGAATTCCGGTTACGCTGGAAATCGTCGGCATAAAGATAGGCTGATTGATCACAGGGTTATCCAAGGTTTTGTAAAAAACCTTTCCTTGAATCGCGCCGAAACCGCTCATAGAAACGTTGATCGGAAGTTCGTTCTTTTTATTCGGAAGAACCGCGAACGTTTCCTGAATCTCAGGATAATCGTCGGCTTTGATCGTAATTTTATGAACGCCGGCCGGCACCTTGCTCAAAGTGATCGTGTAGATATTTCCAGGGATCAATTGTCCTTGTCGTTTCACGGCACCCCAAAAATTGGAAGAAGTCGCCGTAACGGAAGAAGCGAATTCCTGATCGTCGATATAAACCTTTACGTTCCGATTCCCCTTTCTCTTCTTTTTAGCAAAGATAAGAATATCGGGAGGAAGATCGGAAAGTCCGTAAGCACGATCTTGAATGATCGTAGTCTTTAATACCAAATCCCCTCTTTCATTCGTAGGAACAACCGGAGGTTCTTGCGGAGTTACCACAGGCTCGGTAGGGTTCGGTTTTACAGGATCGGGTTCCGGTTCCACGGAAGGAGGAGGAGGTTTCGGAGGATCAACTGGCTTAGGAGGTTCTGGATTTTTTTTACCCGAAAGAAAAATCCCGGATGCGTTTCCGGAAATTTGCGGCACCTGTTCGTGCTGAAACTTCTTAGCCATCTGAACGGTTTCTTCTCTGGATTTAAAGAAGGCTTCCAGCGCAGTAACCACGTTATCTTTATTCAAGTCGGCCGTGCTAAGCGCCTTACCGAAGTTATACGTAAAGATTCCGTGATTGATGCTGCCACCCACTTCGATCGCGGTTTGGTTATCGTCCGCCGAAGAGATGATCGCTTTGTCTTGAAAGAAAAAATCCTCCGAGTCTTGTTTCACGGTTCCGTCGCTTCCCTCGGGAATCGGAACGTCCGCCGAACCTCGAGTCGCCTTTCCTTTCTTAGCGATACCGCCGGAAAAACAACAGTCGAAGATAAAGACCGTTTTCGGAGATTTAACTTTTTCCAAATACTTATTGAGTTCGTCGTCCGGAAGATGCGGTCGATCGTAACAGATGATTAAGTTTCTCATCCCATTCTTTGCGGATGCGTCTCTTTGAAATGCGCCGTGACCGGAAAAGTAAAGAAGAACGGTATCATTGTCACCGGCTTTCTTCGCTAAGGCCTTAATCTCTTTTTCTATATTATCTTTTGTGACTTC
It encodes:
- a CDS encoding MutS family DNA mismatch repair protein, which produces MTHSLQIDRLQRRAEIVNRHHDRVSSLLSRLSLFRLSFFSAFAVWISVFYYLRSSYVYYLPSLILLSIFFVFVRKYKKTLLSRERIRLWSFVLNREIARIGIRGYGKKYGTKLSSETVSPLARDLDLFRENGLFPWLDTTFSRNAEQRLVSLLDPTDDLSDDFQRENVLLRQSIVKSISEKTFAIPKVLRLASYLRENQDVTSAFTKAELKLIRNDADSKLWDQYPWLRKIYKPVTILVLAFIPANVLLGVPFPASVLFLNLILFGLYRSRSLEIFSQYYALSGSIGGLQKILIYLKGLNVRDKNGRTFLNETSKRELKSAYEDLDRILKRVALTEAPLLHLILNNLFLYDLWILQRISKWREKHSILLEHSIEDLTVFDSLFPFANLKWMFPDYCFPEILPETSKQGIAGKELFHPLLPSESRVSNPLEAIEEGNVVLITGSNMSGKTTYLRTIGVASILSLAGGPAPAKEFSLPVLKVHTSMRNEDNLEEGISFFYAEVRRLSEIVKKIKDGSKPHLVLLDEILKGTNTRERSLACKGILKELKKNRVVGLVTSHDLELAKVDGVVLKHFQEEILNGTMHFDYKIRDGLVETSNALRILIQEGMDLDFT
- a CDS encoding caspase family protein; translated protein: MKSKLSAISVCLILFFATDAFAQKRYGLIFGSNYTGNKAGIPELNLCEADATYLNDEIRRVGNFDEVKIVLGKEVTKDNIEKEIKALAKKAGDNDTVLLYFSGHGAFQRDASAKNGMRNLIICYDRPHLPDDELNKYLEKVKSPKTVFIFDCCFSGGIAKKGKATRGSADVPIPEGSDGTVKQDSEDFFFQDKAIISSADDNQTAIEVGGSINHGIFTYNFGKALSTADLNKDNVVTALEAFFKSREETVQMAKKFQHEQVPQISGNASGIFLSGKKNPEPPKPVDPPKPPPPSVEPEPDPVKPNPTEPVVTPQEPPVVPTNERGDLVLKTTIIQDRAYGLSDLPPDILIFAKKKRKGNRNVKVYIDDQEFASSVTATSSNFWGAVKRQGQLIPGNIYTITLSKVPAGVHKITIKADDYPEIQETFAVLPNKKNELPINVSMSGFGAIQGKVFYKTLDNPVINQPIFMPTISSVTGIQKLNTDSEGNFWFTNLKPGDYEIKASFAEDLNLNNSMINVREGDVTKVDVILNVKMPSTKTKY